The proteins below come from a single Aegilops tauschii subsp. strangulata cultivar AL8/78 chromosome 6, Aet v6.0, whole genome shotgun sequence genomic window:
- the LOC109763050 gene encoding uncharacterized protein, which yields MMCSARDVHQHLHNENCLSTFKLVLVCQEYFANQKKVSVCLYDSKSNTWGDIISVTDTCKIANVARPSVIVGNALYWLLSGANILEFDFERQTLVVIEKPTTYAHVTGSSVDMCFQILRGEDNCLGLAVLSKLKLSIQLWGRKSNGDGIVSWVLQKCVQLDELFSRPARRKNVILLAGYDEDTNAIFLSSDSHDFILQLESVQFRYIGRRERTHFRMYYPYTNFYIAERPPQSWIKEE from the exons atgatgtgctctgcccgtgacGTTCATCAGCACTTGCACAACGAGAACTGCTTGAGCACATTCAAACTGGTACTGGTGTGCCAGGAATATTTCGCTAACCAAAAAAAGGTATCTGTTTGCCTCTACGACTCCAAGTCTAATACATGGGGCGATATTATATCCGTAACGGATACATGCAAGATTGCTAATGTGGCAAGGCCCAGCGTCATTGTTGGGAATGCACTTTACTGGTTGCTCTCTGGAGCAAACATCCTTGAGTTTGATTTTGAAAGGCAGACCCTTGTTGTGATTGAGAAGCCGACAACATATGCCCATGTTACTGGTTCTAGCGTCGACATGTGCTTCCAGATCTTACGAGGAGAGGATAATTGCCTTGGCCTTGCGGTTCTTTCAAAGTTAAAACTGAGCATTCAATTATGGGGGAGGAAGTCAAACGGTGATGGTATTGTCTCATGGGTGCTGCAGAAATGTGTTCAACTGGATGAGCTCTTTTCAAGACCCGCGCGCAGGAAAAATGTCATCCTGTTGGCGGGGTATGATGAGGACACAAATGCGATATTTTTGTCTTCGGATTCTCATGATTTCATCCTGCAGCTCGAGTCGGTGCAGTTCAGATATATTGGAAGGAGAGAACGCACACACTTCAGAATGTATTATCCATATACAAATTTCTACATTGCAG AGAGGCCACCTCAGTCTTGGATCAAAGAAGAGTGA